Below is a window of Anaeromyxobacter sp. DNA.
ATCCAGAACCGGTACTGATATCCGGCAGAGCCAGAGCCTGCAGCGGTAAAGGTTACCGCCGTCCCAGGCAACTGCGGGCTTGGCAGGTCGGTCCCAAGGGTAACCCCAGTGGCCGGGAGGAACCCGATTGTGTAGGAGAAATTTGGAGAAACGGCGTCTCTGGGCCCGCTGAGTGCTGTGCGTGCCTCCGCCGCAACGGCGTAGGACCCTTCAATGGCAGTGCCTGGAAGCGTCCAGGAAGTCAAACCGCTCCAGTCCTGGACCAGCGTCCAAAGCCCGGCAGGATCCTGCATCCAGAATCGGTACTGGTATCCGGTCGACCCGGTCGCACTTGCGGTGAAGATAATTGCCGTCCCAGCGGGCTGGGGGCTTGGCAGGCTGGCGGAGATCGTGACGCTAGTGGCTTGGGAAATCACGAACGGCAGGACCAGAGAAAGAGCGTCGACCGCACCGACCGTCGTACGGACCTCAACGCTGACCTGATAGCTACCAGACACCGTAGTGGTGGGTAGAGTCCAAGTGTTGAGCACATTCCAGTCCTGAACTACCGCCCAGACACCCGGGCTCGAGAAGAGCCAGAAGCGGTACTGATACCCAGAGGAACCGACACCTGCAGCCGTGAAGGTCACGGGCACGCCAGGCAGCTGCGGGCTCGCCAGGCTCGAGGTGAGCGTCACCCCTGTCGCCGGGGGAGGCGTGACCAAGGTGATCGAGGTCGTGGCCTCCCTGTCGAAGGCGACGAGGGAGCTGGTGCGGGTCTGCGCCCTGACGTACCAGGTGCCGAGCGCCGTGGTGGTCGGCAGCGTCCAGGTGCGAGCGAGACCGAAGGGCTGGACCTCGGTGAAGTTGACGTTGTCCGAGCTCAGCAGGAACCGGTACTGGTAGGCGAGCGACGGGGTGCCGACCGAGCCACCGCCAGTGGCGAGGAAGGACACCGGCACCGGCACGATGTTCACCGGGTGCGGGCTGGTCCGGTTCGAGGTGATGGCCAAGGTGGTCGCGGGCCGGTAGACAACCACGTAGGCCACCGTCGCCGAGGCGTCGACCCGGCTGGTGCTGGTCCGGACATCGACCTTCACCTGGTAGGTGCCCGGCTGGGTCGTGGCAGGGAGGATCCAGGTAGCGGTCGGGCTCCAGTCCTGGGCCGGGGTCGCCGGGAAGGTGGCGCCCGTGCCAAGCCAGAACCGGTACTGATAGCCAGCCGAGCCCGCGCCAACCGCCGTGAAGGTGACGGCGGTCCCGAAGAAGCCGGGCGACGGGAGCAGCGGGTCTGCACTCAGGGTCACCGAGGCCACGGCCGGGTCGATGATCTGGTACCCGACGATGGTGGCGGAGACGTCCACGTCGTTGACGGACCCGGTGCGAACGTCAACCCTCACGTCGAAGGTGCCGCCCGGCTCGGTCACCGGCATCGAATAGGTGGCAGAGGCGCTGTACTGCTGCACGACCTGGAACCCGACACCACGGTCGATGGAGAAGCGGTACTCGTAGGGGCCGACGCCGGCCAGGCCGCCGCCGGTGGCAGCCGCCGTGAAGACGACGGGCACCGCGGGGATGATCCGGACGTACTGGAGCGGCGGGTTTGCCGTCAGGGTAACGCCGGTGGCAGGCGGGACCACCTCGGGCGGACCGAACTCGACAGGGTTGGAGACCGCTGCGCCGCCCTCGTTGTACGCAACCACACGGTAGTGATCGTGGCTGCCGAGCACGTACGTGGTGTCGGTGAAGGTCGTCGCGTTGGCGATGGCGAAGCCGACGGTGACGTAGGGGAGCGCGATGCCCGGCGAGCGCTCAATCCGGAAGGCGATCTCGCTCGCGGGGTTGCCGAAGTTGACCTGGCCCACGTAATCCACCGGCGTGGCGTCGGTCCAGCTCAGGACCGGCAGGCCCTGGGCGTTGGCGGTGATGGTGAGCGGTGCCGGGGTGCCCGGGAGGGTGGACACCACGTTCAGGATGATGGGCCGCATCATGTCGTTCTCTTCGTGGCTGAGGATGTGGCAGTGCCACACGTACTCCCAGCCGAAGTTGGTGACGACGTTGACGTCCGGCGGCACCTTGGCCTGCTGGGTGACCGGGTCGATGCTGGTGAAGCCGAACGGCGAGTTGAGCGGGATGGCCGGGTTGAGCGGGCGCAGGGAGTTCGGCACGCTGAACGGCAGCTTGGGCGCCCAGGGCCGCATGGCCACGATGGTGTCCTCGAGCGGGCTGATGCGGACGGTGTCCTTCCAGCCGAGCTCGGTGGGGTGCGGGGCCCGGATCTGGCCGTCCCAGCCGACGCGGTTGACCACCTGCACGTCGAAGATGTGGAAGTGGATGGGGTGCATGTCCACGCCGTTGTGCGAGATCTTCCAGATCTGCGTGCCGTCACCGAGCACCGGCGACAGGGGCGTGATGGCGTTGTTCAGGATCTCCGTGGCGGGATCCGTGTAGTCGTACAGCGTCAGGTTGAGCAGGCCGACGATGGGGTTCGGGTTGGTCATGCCGAGGTTGCCGGCCATGCGCCCGAACTCCATGTCGAAGGAGGCGCCCATCTCGTCGTGGATGCCCTTGGGCTCCATCGGGAAGGACTGGTAGGTGCCGCCCACCGTGAAGACCGGCAGGGTGACGTCCTGGATGCGCGAGAAGCCCCAGTACGGCCAGACCTGCGGGAAGGTCACGCCGGTGTAGATGCCGTTGTAGGCGTCCTGGCCGACGATGATGCCGTCCTGCGCGGTCTCGAAGACGCCGGCCTTGCCGGGCGCCGGGGCGAAGGCCGCCTCGAGCGCGGCCAGGTCGAAGGCGGGCGCAGCGGCCACGTTGGCCACGTTCACCTGCATGACCGTGCGGGTGTTGGGGCCGAAGCCGATCTGCGGGCCCTCCTTCAGGCCGGTGAGGCTGCCGGGCGGCACGCGCCCGTAGCCGCCGGAGTCGGAGAGGTCGGGCGCGCCGGTCAGGTAGTCGTGCCGCGGATCGAAGGCGGGCACGGCGGCCGGGGCGTCGTTGTAGAGGATGAGCGTCTGGCCCGGCGTAGGGCGAGAAGTCGACCACCACGTCGGCGCGCTCGGCGGGGCCCAGGAAGAGGCCGAAGGTGTCCACGTTGCCCACGTTGAAGGCGGTGGGGTCACTGACGAAGGTGATGGGCTGCGGCGGGATGACGGTGGGGCGCGGGGTGAAGCCGCCCTCGGAGCCGAAGTGGATCCACGACGGGCCCTGGGTGGCCGGGTCGGGCACGCCCTCGACGCGGCCGTCCACCGGCCAGTTCGGGTAGAGGTTGGCGTCGAAGGCAGTGAGCGCCGCCGGCACCATCTTCACCTCGGTGTTGGCGCGGCCGTCACGCGAGACCTGGGCCGGGTCGGCCTTGTACCAGTTCAGGTTCTGGAACCGGTCGTTGGCCGCGTTCAGCATGCGGAACCGGTAGGCCTTGGGCAGCACGGTCAGCGACGGGAAGGCCTGGCCGTTCACCATGGCGGTGTCGAAGAAGGTCTCGGCGCCCACCGACGGGATGGGCGTGCCGGGGATCACCGGCGGCTGGCCCGGGGTGGTGCAGAAGGCGAAGACGGCCGGGTCGGGGTCCGAGCACGCAGGGTCGTGGTACGGGTTCGGCACCGTGTTGTAGAGGATGTTGGTGGTGGGCGGGAAGAACCAGGGGCCGTAGACCCAGCGGCCGAACGGGTTCACGCCGGTGGGATCGAAGGGGTTCTGGGCCGGCACGTAGACGTGCGGCATCCAGAGGTCGCCCACCACCACCGGGCGCACGCCGAACTGGTCGGGCGTACCGGAGCCCCAGTTCCAGGTCGGGTCGCCGTTGGTGCGGACGTCGCTGGCGACGAAGGAGCGGTCCTGGATGACGAGCGGGATCTGGTCGGCCGGCAGCGCGCCCTGGGCCACCAGGGCCTGCTCGAACTGGTCGGTGATCAGGTAGCCGGCGGCCACGCCCACGATGACGTTGAGGCGGGTGATGCCCCAGGCGTGCTCATGGTAGAACATGAGCCGGGCCGACTGCTGGTTCGTGTAGTAGTAGGTGCTGGAGCCGGGGCCCGGGTTCGGCATGTCCGGCACGTTCTCGAGGCTGACGCCCTCGCGGTACGGCGTGTTGGCCCAGTCGCTCGCCGGGATGATCCACTGGTGCGGGGTGCCGTCGCTGATCCACGGGGTGCGGCCACCGTGCAGGTGGATGGCGGTTCGGTTCTGGGTGTACTTGGCGCAGTTCTGGCCGGGGGTGGCGTTCCCGGGCGGGATGCTGGCCACCGGGGTGGGGTCGCAGACGGCGCCGGGGGCGTAGGGCACGCCCTGGGGATCGAGCGCGCCATTGGGCCAGAGGGGGCCCTTGCCGGCGCCCATGATGGTCTCGTCGGTCGGGATCACCAGGTCGCCGCCCTGGCCGGGCAGCAGGCGGTTGGTGAACTTGATGCGCACCGGGCGGTCGCGGGTGGCCACGATGACCGGGCCGAGCCAGCGGGCCTGGGCGTCCGGGGCGATGGTGTTCTGGCCCAGGGCGTCGGTGCCGTTGTTGGTCTGGTGGTAGCCGCGCAGGCGGGTGGTGGCCGGCAGATCGGAGTGGAACTGGTGGGAGAACTCGATGAGCTCGATCTCGTAGTAGTCGGAGCCCGGGTAGGTGATGGAGTCCGGGTTGGCCACCGGGATGTAGTTCCCCAGCAGGTTGGCGCCGGCGGGGGTCAGGCCGGGCAGCGCGTCCACGAACTTGCGCAGCTCCGGGCTGAAGGCCCAGTTGCTGGTGGTGAAGTAGTCCGGCGTGGTGCCGGGGCCCGGGGGCGCCACGCCCACCGGGATCTGCGCCTGCTCCGGCGTCATGATCCCGGCCTTGACGGCCGCCTTGCGGGCCTGCTCCAGCCGCAGCTTGGTGGCCTGCAACTCGGCGGCGGCGGCCTCACGCTGCGCCTGGTTCGGCATGTTGGCGCGCATCTCGTGGGTGGCCGCTGCCTTGGCCGCATAGCTGTCGAGTGTGGCCTGGTCCAGTCCGCTGGCAGACTGCGCGGCGGCGAGCTGGAACGGGATCAGGCCGAACACCAGCCCGAGCAACGCGGACAGCACCCTCTTCTGAGCGATCATCTCTGGTTCTCCCCTCACTGCTTGCACTGCCGTCCGCGGAGCCGCGGGCATTTCCGCTGCGATTCCCTTCGGCGCCGCCCCACAGGGCGCCGATCGCAGGGCGACACGTTGACGCAATCTAGTACCCTCGGAAGAAGGCCACATAGTCCGCAGGTCGGGTGTCGTTTGAGTACGGTACATTGATATTTGGGCTCAAAATTTCCTTACCCTGTGCCGTGATAAGGGGGGTGCGCTCATGCGCCGCATGCTCTTGCCGTCGATCATCGCCATCGCCCTCGTGTTCCTGGGCAGCCTGGCCCTGCTGGACTGGCTCGGCGGGTCCGAGGCCGGGGATTCCCAGACCCATTTGGCCTCGCCGCCACCAGCACCCAGCGTAGAGGTTCCGCCACCGGCGCCCACCGCCACGCCGGCCGAGGTGGCCGCGGAGATGAGGGCTCCGCCCTCCCTCCCCGCCCCGGCGCCGCCGCCCGAGGCGCTGCCACCCTCCGGCGCGCCGCCAGCCCCGGGCTACGTGCGCGACGAGACCTCCACGCTGCAGGCCACGCTGAGCAGCCGCTGCGGCGCCATGGAGCTGCGGCTGGGCGACGACCTGCGCCGGCGCGGCGATCAGCCGGAGGGGCGCGCGGTGCTGCTGGTGGAGGTGGAGCCGCAGCCCGGGCAGCTCAAGTTCTGGTCGAGCAAGCTCCAGAGCCCGGGGCAGACCAGGCCGTCGCTGGTGGCCTGCGTGCAGTGGGCGCTCAACGGGTACGTGCTGCCGGTCTCCCGGCTGCTGCCCGGCGAGCGCTTCAAGGTGCAGGTGGTGGTCGGGGTGCGGGCGCGGTAGGGGCGCAGGCCCTACTTGCGCCTCAGCCGCACGACGCGTACCTGCGGGCCGCTCGCGGCGGCGCTCTCGATCCGATCGAGCGCGGTCGAGGCGTGATCGCAGAGCAACTCGACGGCGATCTCGGTGTCGCGGTGCACCCGCTCCCGCCCGTCGGTCCACGCGAGATCGAGGTGGTCGTCGCCGGGCCGCTCCGCGATGAGGCCGTACCGCGCCCGCAGCGCGTCGCCTGGGAGCTCCTCCAGCCCCTGGGCCCATGGGCCGCTGCCCGAGTGGCCCTCCAGCCTGCCCAGCGTGAGCCCCACCCCGACCGCGCCCAGCGCGGGCGGCATCGCGCACCGCTGCCCAGACGTCATGGGGCGTTTGCGCCTGCCTCAGCGCCTCGCCCGCATTGCGAATCGAGGCCCTCATGTCCAGGTTGCGCCGGCGATCTGCCAGCGCCGCCCTGGCGAGCGTCACGTCCACCAGACCGAGCGCGCGCAGAACGAGGAACGTGAGCACCGCCATGACCAACAACACGGCCGCGGCCTGCGGGCCGTTGGCAAAGCTCACCAGCAGCGCGGCAGCACCGAAGACGGTCGCGCCTCCGTAGATGACCAGCACCGCGGCCCGGTGCGAGAGCCCCCGGTCGATGAGGCGGTGGTGCAGGTGGCCCCGATCCGCCGAGAAGAGCGGAGCCCCACGGACGGCGCGCCGGCCGATGGCGAGCAGCGTGTCGGAGATTGGGATGCCGAGCGCCAGGATGGGGACCACGATGGCCACCGCGGTGGTGGACTTCGAGCTGGTCCGGATGGCCGCCGTGGCGAGCACGAAGCCGAGGAACATCGACCCGGTGTCGCCCATGAAGATGGTGGCCGGGTTGAAGTTGTAGAGGAGGAACCCCAGGATGGCGCCGCCGAGCGCCGCAGCGAACAGCAGCATGAGCGCGTCGCCACGCACCGCGGCCAGGGTGAAGATGGTGGCCACGGCGATGAAGGCCACCCCGCCGGCCAGCCCATCGAGGCCGTCGATGAGGTTCATCGCGTTGATGACACCAGCGATCCAGAACATGGTGAACGGCAAGGCGAACAGGCCAAGTGAAATCGGAGGGCCAAAGGGGTGCGACACCTGGTCGATGCGGAACCCGGCCCAGTACATGGCCGCCGACACGGCGAACTGGACGAAGAACTTCGTCTTCGCGTTGCAGCCCCTCAGGTCATCGAGGATGCCGAGCGCGGCGATGGCCAGGCCGCCGCCGAAGAGCGCCAGCGCGGTCGTCGAGTCGCTCCAGAAGCGACGACCGACCTCGCTGCTCACGAAGAAGAGCGCCGCCAAGGGGGCGAAGAAGGCCAGCACGATGGCGATGCCGCCGAGGCGCGGCACCGGCCGCCCGTGGATCTTGCGCGATGTCAGGCCGTGGTCCAGCGCCCCGTATCGATGGGCAAGCTCGCGCACCATCGGCGTGGCGACGGCGCCCACGAGGGTGGACGAAATGAAGGCGACGGTCGCTGCTCTCACGGGGTCCCCAACTGGCTCCTGAGAAGCGCCGACACTACACGGTCGCAGGCCCTTGAATCCAGAGCGCGGCCCTCTGCCGGCCTGTTGGCCTACGCGCCTTCGTCCAGGGAGCGGAGCAGCAGTTCGAAGGCCGCGGTCCTCAGCCGCCGATCGTACGCGCGTTCGAAGGCAGCACGAGCTGCCGTGCCAAGCGCCGGACCGCCCCGCAGGAGGCGCAGGATTGCAGCCGCCGCGGCAGGCGCATCTCCGCAGGGAACCACCTCCCCGATGTTCTCCCGGCTCACGGTGCACGCGGCTTCCGACGTCGCCGGCCCGATGTAGAGCATGGGCCGACCAACGGCCATCACGCCATAGATCTTGCTCGGCTCGATGAGACCCAGCGTGCCAGGGTCCTGCGAGACGACATGGATGTCACCGGCCGACAGCGACTCCGAGAGCTTGGAGCGTGGCTGGTAGGGCAGGCACCTCACGGATGGAAGGTCCCTCGCCTCGGCCTCGACCTCGGCCCGCTTCGCGCCGTCTCCGACGAACATGAAAACGACCTCGGGATGCCCGACGAGCAGGCGGGCCGCGTCGAGCAGGGTCCGCATGTCGTGGCCACGGCCCATGTTGCCCGAGTAGAGAACGACCTTCTTGCCGTCGAGGCCGTGGCGCCGCCGAAACTCGTTCGAGCCCGCCTCCACGGGCCGAACGGCCTGGCCGTCTGACCAGTTGGGCAGCAAGTGGACGCGGTCCGGTGGAACACCCTTGCCCTCGACCAAGTTCCCCATGGCTTCGCCGAGGACCACCACCGCGTCGGCCCGCTTGAGGGTTGCCCGCGATGCCAGGTCCAGGGCCCGTGCCGGCAAGGACCCGGCACCCAGGACACCAAACTCCACGGCGAGCTCGGGGTAGACATCCTGTAGCCAGTAGACGAAGCGGGTGCGCTTGAGCGTTCGGAGCGCACCTCCGATGGTGGCAACCAGCGGAGGTGTGGACATGGCCACCACGGCGTCGAACCTGGGGAGAAGGAGCGCCCGGATGAACGCCGCGCAGAAGAACGTGGTGTAGTCGCACAACCGAGCGGGGACAGAGCCCTTCCCGAGTGAGGTCGAGTGGACCCGCACGATCCGGACACCACGGTGGAGCTCCCGAGCCGGTAGGCGCTCGCCACCGAGGTAGCCGCCGCGGGCGGCCAAGGCGGTGACCTGGTGACCGGCAAGCACCAGGTCCTCGGCCAGGTCGGTCGCCAGCTGTGCCGTGGCCGAATGGTCGGGGTGGAAGAACTGGTTGAGGAGGAGGACCTTCATCCCTTGGCAGCCTGGATGGCCCGCTCCTTTACCTTGGTGGCTGGCACGCCAACGTAGATCCCGTAAGGCGTCGTATCGCCGGAGAGGACCGAGCCTGCACCGAGTATTGCGTGCGAGGCGAGGCGGCTCCCAGGCAGCAAGAGTGACCCGACCGCCGCCCATGCGCCGTCCTCGACGATAACCTCCTTCACGATGAGGTCGAACGTCGGCTTCGACCAGTCGTGATTGCCTGTCTCGATGGCGCAGCCCTGCGAGAGGCACACGTTGGAACCGAGCCGGATTGGCGCCAGGGAATCCAGCCACACGCCTTCACCGATCCATGTGTGATCGCCGATGGTCAGGTGCCATGGGTACTTCACGTTGACCCGTGGCTTGATGACCACGCCAGTTCCTACCCTGGCACCGAATGCCCGCAGCAAGGCCGACTTCAGCCTGCTTGGCCAAGGGAACCAGGTCATGAGGAACGCGGCGTTCGCCACCATCCAGGCGATGCGCGCGGCGACGGAACCCCCGGGGTCGTACCAGGAGTTGTCGAAGGTGGACAGCCTGGTCCTCCCACGGCTCGCGGGCATGCCAATCCCCTCCAGGGTGGACTCATCATGTGGGAAGCAGAACGACATATTCTCGGCCACGCCCAGCCAATGGTCCTCCGCAGGCACAAGAACGCCCATCAGCGAAGGCCGTGTGCCAGACCTCCCAGAACCGACCTCGGGCTCCATCATCGTAGTCGCCCGCACGCTCGTTGCCCCGCTGAAGGCAACAGCCCAGGCCACGCCGATGGCGATGAAGGCGAACATCGGGCCATCTCCGGAAAGCAGGTAGTCGAAGACGATGAGACCTGCGATGGCGGCGTGGGCGCCCGCAGGGCTCTTGGGGTCCCTCGCCGACGCCAGGAGGCGCCTCACCGGTACCGCGGCGGCCGCCAGGAAGAGGGCAAGGCCCACCAGGCCAGCCTCCGACAGGAGGCGGAGGCCTCCAGACTTCGCCACGAAGATGCTCCCACGCATGTAGTAGAGCGACTCGAGCGGGACCCATGGCGCCGCGTAGAGATGCACGTTTCCAAGACCGACGCCCAACGGGAGTGCATCCGGCGTCTCGCCAAGCCAGCCGAGCACCGCTACGTTCCAGTCTTCCAGCCCCTGGAGCTCGACCACCCGGCCGACTGACCGATCGACCAGCACATCGGCGAGTCCGGGGATGGCAAGCACCAGGAGGGCCACAGCGGCAATCGCCGAGAGGAGATTGCGCTGCGCGCGAGTGGCACCACGCACGAGCCCCGCGTAGACCACCAGGGCCAAGAAACTGGCCGATAGCAGCACGAAGCCCTGCGTCGAGAAGCTGAGCAGGAGTGCCGCGAACATCAGGCTGGCAAGCACCAGCCTTCGGCGTGGTGTGATCCCCAGGTGCCCGTCAAGCACCTGGTCGCACGCCAGGATGGTCAGGCCGACGACCATGCTGTAGGCAAGATGCTTCGGCTCTCCGCCAAGCGAGGACGCTCGAAACACATGGCCACCCAGGAACGAGTCCGTACCGAATGCGCCCGAGCGGAACTCTCCGGACTCCCCGAAGAGCCCCAGCGGAAAGATGTCGACGCCCGTGATGTAGAACAGTGCGAACTGCAGGATCCCGAGCGCCGCGAGGAGCCCTGCCGAGTAGGCCAGGTACCTGTAGGCTAGCCGGGCGTTGCGCTCGCCATTTGCTGCCAGGGCCGCCCCAGCCCCCACGAACAGGGACCACATCAGCACCTGGAAGAGCCAGCGCCACCGACCCTGGAACGCCGAATAGTCGTCCGCGGTGGCTGGGAGGCTGACGCTCTGCGCTACCGTGTTCAGGACGAGGAAGAGATAGAAGAAGCCAAACCCTCGAAACCCGCGGGTCCCCCTCTTCATCGCGACGGCGGCCAGCAGCAGGAAGGCAACAATCCGGTCGCTGGTCAACGTGAGGCCCACGTTGGTCTGGAGCCCGAACCACGGCACCAGCGCCACGTAGAGGAAGAGGAGTGAAGAAGACCCCTTGCGCAACGCCAAGGCCGCGGCAAGGGCCACCACCCCGAGCAGCAGAAAGTTGAGGATCTGCTCCATCGTTCTGCCTCAATCAACTAGACGGGAGAACCGCCGGCTGGCGCGCTCTCCTTGCCCTTGCTCTCCCCGTAGTAGTAGCCGTAGCGGTAGTAGTACGAGTACTGGCCGTACTTCTGGTCCTCCAGATCCAGGTCGTTGAGCACGGCGCCGAAGATGGGGGCCTTCACGTCCCGGAGCTGCTTCACCGCGAGCTTGGCGACGTCGCGCGAGGTCCGCCCTGCCTTGAGCACGATCAGGGTGCCATCGACCTGCGTCCCCATCACCACCGCGTCGGCGACCACTCCCACCGGCGGAGAGTCGATGATGATCCGGTCGAAGCTCGCCGCCATCTCAGCCAGGAGCCCATGGAAGGCCTTGGTATGGAGGAGCTCGGCAGGGTTCGGGGGCACCGGTCCGCACGGAAGGACGAACAGCCGATCGATGCCCGTGGGCGAGACCAGATCCTTCAGCTTGCCTTCTCCGAGGATGAGCGAGGAGAGCCCGGCCTCGTTCGAGATGCCGAAGATCCGGTGCACGCGTGGGCGCCGCATGTCGGCATCCACCAGCAGGACCCGGCTTCCACTTCCGGCCATGGTGATGGCCAGGGAGGTCGCCGTCGTGGTCTTGCCCTCCTGCGGCCCCGACGAGGTCACCATGATGGTGCGCAGCGGCTTCTCTGGCGACATGAACAGCAGGTTGGTCCGAACGGCGCGCAGGCACTCGGCCACCGCCGACTTCGGCTGGGTGTGGACGATGAGGTCGTGCGACGTGCCGTCCTTGTTCCGGTCGATGGAGGGCACGATGCCAAGGAATGCCAGTCCAAGGCGCTCCTCGATGTGTGCCTGGCTGGTTATGGTGCGGTCGGCGAACTCGGCGCCGAAGACCAGGCCGATGCCCCCCAGCAGCCCGAGGACGACGGCCAGGGCCAGGTTCTTCAGCAGGTCCGGACGGATGGGCTTGCCGCTGGGGCGGGCGCGGTCGAGGATGCGTACGTTCGAGACTTGCAGCATCGCGGCCACGCCGGTGTCCTTGAGCCGCCGCAGCACCAGCTCGTAGAGCCGCTGGTTGTTGTCGTAGGTGCGCTTCAGCTCGAGGTAGTCGCGCTCGTA
It encodes the following:
- a CDS encoding glycosyltransferase family 4 protein, translating into MKVLLLNQFFHPDHSATAQLATDLAEDLVLAGHQVTALAARGGYLGGERLPARELHRGVRIVRVHSTSLGKGSVPARLCDYTTFFCAAFIRALLLPRFDAVVAMSTPPLVATIGGALRTLKRTRFVYWLQDVYPELAVEFGVLGAGSLPARALDLASRATLKRADAVVVLGEAMGNLVEGKGVPPDRVHLLPNWSDGQAVRPVEAGSNEFRRRHGLDGKKVVLYSGNMGRGHDMRTLLDAARLLVGHPEVVFMFVGDGAKRAEVEAEARDLPSVRCLPYQPRSKLSESLSAGDIHVVSQDPGTLGLIEPSKIYGVMAVGRPMLYIGPATSEAACTVSRENIGEVVPCGDAPAAAAAILRLLRGGPALGTAARAAFERAYDRRLRTAAFELLLRSLDEGA
- a CDS encoding undecaprenyl/decaprenyl-phosphate alpha-N-acetylglucosaminyl 1-phosphate transferase yields the protein MRAATVAFISSTLVGAVATPMVRELAHRYGALDHGLTSRKIHGRPVPRLGGIAIVLAFFAPLAALFFVSSEVGRRFWSDSTTALALFGGGLAIAALGILDDLRGCNAKTKFFVQFAVSAAMYWAGFRIDQVSHPFGPPISLGLFALPFTMFWIAGVINAMNLIDGLDGLAGGVAFIAVATIFTLAAVRGDALMLLFAAALGGAILGFLLYNFNPATIFMGDTGSMFLGFVLATAAIRTSSKSTTAVAIVVPILALGIPISDTLLAIGRRAVRGAPLFSADRGHLHHRLIDRGLSHRAAVLVIYGGATVFGAAALLVSFANGPQAAAVLLVMAVLTFLVLRALGLVDVTLARAALADRRRNLDMRASIRNAGEALRQAQTPHDVWAAVRDAARAGRGRGGAHAGQAGGPLGQRPMGPGAGGAPRRRAAGAVRPHRGAARRRPPRSRVDRRAGAGAPRHRDRRRVALRSRLDRARSDRERRRERPAGTRRAAEAQVGPAPLPRPHPDHHLHLEALAGQQPGDRQHVPVERPLHAGHQRRPGLPRALELARPELELPGLRLHLHQQHRAPLRLIAAPAQVVAQPQLHGAAAAAQRGLQRGGLVAHVARGWRRAGGWQRLGRRRRGGEGGRSPHLRGHLGRRGGGRRWRNLYAGCWWRRGQMGLGIPGLGPAEPVQQGQAAQEHEGDGDDRRQEHAAHERTPLITAQGKEILSPNINVPYSNDTRPADYVAFFRGY
- a CDS encoding multicopper oxidase domain-containing protein, which gives rise to MPAFDPRHDYLTGAPDLSDSGGYGRVPPGSLTGLKEGPQIGFGPNTRTVMQVNVANVAAAPAFDLAALEAAFAPAPGKAGVFETAQDGIIVGQDAYNGIYTGVTFPQVWPYWGFSRIQDVTLPVFTVGGTYQSFPMEPKGIHDEMGASFDMEFGRMAGNLGMTNPNPIVGLLNLTLYDYTDPATEILNNAITPLSPVLGDGTQIWKISHNGVDMHPIHFHIFDVQVVNRVGWDGQIRAPHPTELGWKDTVRISPLEDTIVAMRPWAPKLPFSVPNSLRPLNPAIPLNSPFGFTSIDPVTQQAKVPPDVNVVTNFGWEYVWHCHILSHEENDMMRPIILNVVSTLPGTPAPLTITANAQGLPVLSWTDATPVDYVGQVNFGNPASEIAFRIERSPGIALPYVTVGFAIANATTFTDTTYVLGSHDHYRVVAYNEGGAAVSNPVEFGPPEVVPPATGVTLTANPPLQYVRIIPAVPVVFTAAATGGGLAGVGPYEYRFSIDRGVGFQVVQQYSASATYSMPVTEPGGTFDVRVDVRTGSVNDVDVSATIVGYQIIDPAVASVTLSADPLLPSPGFFGTAVTFTAVGAGSAGYQYRFWLGTGATFPATPAQDWSPTATWILPATTQPGTYQVKVDVRTSTSRVDASATVAYVVVYRPATTLAITSNRTSPHPVNIVPVPVSFLATGGGSVGTPSLAYQYRFLLSSDNVNFTEVQPFGLARTWTLPTTTALGTWYVRAQTRTSSLVAFDREATTSITLVTPPPATGVTLTSSLASPQLPGVPVTFTAAGVGSSGYQYRFWLFSSPGVWAVVQDWNVLNTWTLPTTTVSGSYQVSVEVRTTVGAVDALSLVLPFVISQATSVTISASLPSPQPAGTAIIFTASATGSTGYQYRFWMQDPAGLWTLVQDWSGLTSWTLPGTAIEGSYAVAAEARTALSGPRDAVSPNFSYTIGFLPATGVTLGTDLPSPQLPGTAVTFTAAGSGSAGYQYRFWINSGAGYSLAQDWSPTSNWVLASTTPAGTYQVVAEVRTTSLVFRDAVSPIVTIVLGAPPATGVTLTASLPSPQLPGTPITFTATGAGSVGYDYRFWHFSGGAWAIAQNWGGGATWAWTNPVDGEHRFAVEVRTTTTVARDAISAVMGYVIATPAATVATLTASLASPQVPGTAVVFTAGAGAVAVFDSRFWINNGSGWTLAQNWGGGNTWTWTNSLSGQYQVSVEVRTSPTVFRDAISNAMSFTMAYGAATSVGLGVDLPSPHSQATGLPVSFTATGAGSGNYSYRFWIHNGAMWSIAQDWNANATWVMPATMPVGSYIVAAEVRTNATVYRDAISPLMPYVVTP
- the wcaF gene encoding colanic acid biosynthesis acetyltransferase WcaF, whose product is MPASRGRTRLSTFDNSWYDPGGSVAARIAWMVANAAFLMTWFPWPSRLKSALLRAFGARVGTGVVIKPRVNVKYPWHLTIGDHTWIGEGVWLDSLAPIRLGSNVCLSQGCAIETGNHDWSKPTFDLIVKEVIVEDGAWAAVGSLLLPGSRLASHAILGAGSVLSGDTTPYGIYVGVPATKVKERAIQAAKG